The Neptunomonas concharum genomic interval CAATTTATGTGACGGACTTTGCCAATTTAGAGGTTTTTAATGAGGCTTGGAAAAACTGGCTGCCAGCAGGCTGTGCACCAAGCCGAGCCTGTTTAAAGGTAGAGCTCGCAAACCCGGCCTATTTGGTTGAGATTGCGTTTGTCGCTGCAGTAAAATAGGCCTTCGCTGCACAAATAGGCTTTAGGTTGCTCGTCTTCTAAAGCCTATTCCCATCAATACAAAACTTATTAGTAAAACGGGCAGTACGCCTGTTTGTTGATAAGGCGTAACGCCGCTTCGTTCTTCAATCTCGCCCTTGAGTACCGCTTTTTGGTAGGCTGGTGCTTGGTTTGTGATTTCCCCTAGAGGGTTAATTAACGCAGTCAGTCCATTGTTGGTGCTACGAACTACCCAGCGGCCATTTTCGAGGGCGCGCATTTGAGCGATTTGTAAATGTTGAGCCGGGGCAAGGGAGTGGCTGAACCACGTGTCGTTGGATAGTGTAAGAATCCAGTCGCTATCCGCGGATAAGCTCCTTACCAGCTCTGGATAGGCGATTTCATAACAGATCGCCGCAGCAATACGGGTGTCTTTAGCGAGCAATCGAGACTGAGGGTGCTCCGGTAAACTAAAACCAGACATCGGCAGGTCAAAAAAGCTGATAAGCCCGCGTATTTGACGTTCAAAGGGTACGTACTCCCCAAAAGGCACCAAGCGTTGTTTGTGGTAGATGCCGAAGCCGTTCGTCATAATCCCGAGGCTGTTATGTACGCGAAATCCTTCGGGGTGAGTTTCATCTAGCTCAATGGCAGGGTATCCGCTGATCAACATACGGTTTTCATTTTCTAGTTGATCAAAGAGGGTGACGAGATAGGGCATAGCAGAAGAAAGGTAGGTGGATATCGCTGTTTCTGGCCAGATGATAATGGGCGCGTCAGTTTGTGTTTCCGTCATGCGAGTATAGGTGCCGAGAATTTCAGGTAAGTAGCTGCGATCCCACTTAAGGTGTTGTGGAATATTCGCCTGAACGATATCTATCTTTAATTTCTCTCCTTTTGTTGTCCACTCGGTGGTTAGAAAAGGGGCTAGGCAAAATAAAGTGATAGGGATAGCCCAGTTAAAGCGTGTCCGTTTACTTCTGGCGTTTACGATCTCAAGCATACCGATGGAAATAGTGAGAATCCCCAAAGATAACAGCCAGACTCCGCCAATGGGTGCCCAACTTCTAAAAGGGGATTCCGTGAGTGCGTAACCTAGATATAACCATGGGAAGCCGGTAAACACCCAGCTGCGCAGCCATTCAAACACAACCCAAAGGCCGATAAATGCGAGGGCTGTATAGCGAGTTTGATTAAACCAGCGACGATAAGCCCAAGTTTGTAACGAAAATATCAGAGCCAATGCGGCAGCGAACGCAGCAGTCATCAGTACCGATAATAAAAAGGGTGTGTCGCCAAAGGTGTGAATGCTGACGAAGACCCATGAGGCCCCACTGCCATATAGACCCGCACCGTAGCACCAGCCAAGAATGCCTGCTTGCTTTGTTGTGGTCTCTTTGAGCGTGAAATAGAGAAGCGCAGGACTGATAAAGATCAGTGGCCAGAAATGAATCGGTGCCAGAGATAGTGTGACCAGTGCACCGCCTAAAGCAGCAAGCAGTGCACGGTAAGCTAAAGTGCGTATTTGCATCTGTTGCTCAGGACTTTCGGGTTACCTGTAGAAGTCGAATTCTACGGTTGTCAGATGACAAAACTTTGAAACTAAAGCCATCAATAGTGACCTGTTCATCCTTGCGGGGCAGGTGTCCGAATCGTTTAGTAACGATACCGCCTATGGTGTCGAACTCATCTTCCGAGAAACTGGCGTCAAAGTATTCGTTAAAGTCTTCAATTTCTGTCAGGGCTTTAACGATATAAGCATTTTCGTCAAACGGGCGGATGTTACCGTCATCATCGTCGACATCGTGCTCATCTTCGATTTCGCCCACAATCTGTTCCAGTACATCTTCAATGGTGACAAGACCTGCAATTCCACCATACTCATCGATAACGATCGCCATATGGTTGTGATTAACGCGGAACTCTTTAAGCAGAATATTCAGACGCTTACTTTCGGGGATAAAGGTTGCTTTGCGAAGCTTGCTGTAAATGTCGAAGCTTTCCTGACCCTCTTCGATAATCAGCGGCAGAAGATCTTTCGCAAGAAGTATACCGATCACCTCGTCAGGGTTGTCTCCAATCACAGGGAAGCGGGAGTGGGCGCTGGAAATGATAACCGGTAGAAACTCTTTGGGTGTTTGCTCAGCACTGACGCTGACCATCTGCGAGCGAGGGATCATAATATCCCGCACTTGCATATCGGCAACTTTAATTGCCCCTTCGATGATGCTTAGAGCCTCATGATCCAATACGCTTTCTTCAGCTGCATCCCGTAGTACATCGAGCACTTCGTCACGGGTTTTAGGCTCATCAGAAAATGCTTGGGCCAGACGCCCGAACCAACTTCGGGGTTGTCCCGATCGATCTTCACTCATAACAGTTCCTCATTCTCCTTGTTGATAAGGATCAGGTATATTCAAGCTCGCCAGAAGTTCGGTTTCCAAGGATTCCATCTCTTCTGCCTCTGCATCATTTATATGGTCGAAACCGATCAGATGCAAGGTTCCATGTATCACCATATGTGCCCAGTGGTGCACTAAGGGCTTTTTCTGTTCCTTCGCTTCTTTAGCAACGACTTCTGCGCAGATGGCAAGATCGCCTAGCAGGTCGGTCGGTATGCCAACAGGGCCGTCAAAAGGAAATGAAAGAACATTGGTAGGGTAGTCTTTGCCACGATAGGCTGCATTCAGTTCTTGGCTTTCATTAGCGTCCACAAGGCGGATGCATATTTCGCCACGTTCTTGGCGGCCTTTGAGAGCAGCGGTGACCCATTGCTCAAAGGCGGAATCATCAGGAAGCCCAATAGCAGAGGTTTCCCGTTGTACATCGACGCTGATCTTCATGATGCTGACTCTCTTTTCTTCTCGTAGCGGTCATAGGCCTCAACGATATGTTGTACCAATGGATGGCGCACGACATCTTTTGATGAGAAGTGAGTAAAGCCAATTCCTTTCACGCCGTCGAGCACTTCAATGGCATGTTTTAAGCCAGAGAAGGTGCCTTTAGGTAGGTCTACCTGAGTAACATCGCCGGTAATGACGGCGGTAGAGCCAAAGCCGATACGTGTCAGAAACATCTTCATCTGCTCTCGGGTAGTGTTCTGGCTTTCGTCTAGAATAACAAAGGCGCCATTAAGTGTGCGTCCACGCATGTAAGCAAGCGGGGCTATCTCAATAATGTTGCGCTCAATCAGTTTGGTGACCTTTTCAAAACCGAGCATCTCATACAACGCATCATAAAGAGGGCGAAGGTATGGATCGACCTTCTGAGAAAGATCACCTGGTAAAAAACCAAGTTTCTCGCCCGCCTCTACAGCAGGGCGCACCAGCAAAATGCGTTCAATTTCTTCCCGCTCTAGGGCTTCAACCGCACAAGCAACGGCGAGATAGGTTTTGCCCGTCCCGGCAGGCCCAATGCCAAAATTTATGTCGTGGCTCCAGATGGAGCGGACATAGTTCTGTTGATTAGGGCCGCGAGGGCGGATCAGAGATTTCTTTGTGCGGATGGCGACATCGATCTTGTCGTGCCCGGCTACGGATAAACGTTGTTCGATGCCTGATTGTTGCAGGTGCAAATGAATCAGTTCCAGAGTAATTTCCGTACCGCTGACCGCTTCTTGATACAGTTGGCGAAGCATGGTGGCGACGGCTTCAGCGAGGTCATTTTCGCCATTTACTTGAAACTCATTACTGCGGTTATGAATCTGCACGCTCAGACGGGATTCAATCAGCTTAAGATGTTCGTTAAGTTGGCCGCAGAGGCTGGCAAGCGCCTCTGCATGAAAAGGTGTTAGTAAGAATTTAACGCTGGGTGCTTCTTGAGAAGTCATAAAATATTATTGCTCAGTCGTGTCGGATTAATCGAGTTCGGAGCTGATTAATTCCCCTAGAAGGGAGTTGGCATAGGCTTCAACAATACGCACATCCGCAAAATGGCCGATCAGGTCTGGATTATCGCAACGGAAGTTGACGACGCGGTTGTTTTCGGTGCGCCCTGACAGCATGCCAGGATCTTTCTTAGAATAGCCATTCACCAAAATGCGTTGGGTGCTATCAACCATACGACGGCTGATCTGCATGGCTTGCTGAATAATGCGATTCTGAAGAATAGAAAGGCGCTCTTTTTTCGTCTCTTCCGTTACTGTATCGGGTAAGTCGGCAGCCGGTGTGCCAGGGCGACGGCTGTAGATGAAACTAAACGAATTATCAAAACCAATCTCTTGGATTAAGTTCATAGTAGCTTCGAAATCGGCGTCGGTTTCCCCTGGGAAACCAATAATAAAGTCAGAAGACATCGATAGATCAGGCCGTATCTTTAACAGTTTACGAACTTTGGATTTGTATTCTAAAACAGTGTGGCCGCGTTTCATTGCCATCAAAATGCGATCTGATCCTGATTGAACCGGTAGGTGCAAATGGCTGACCAGTTCTGGTACATCGGCGTAGACGTCAATCAGGCTTTCTGTGAATTCCACTGGATGAGATGTGGTAAATCGGATGCGATCAATGCCATCAATTGCCGCTACATGGCGGATCAGTTCTGCAAGATCAGCGGTATCGCCATCATGGGTAGTACCTTGGTAGGCGTTAACATTTTGACCCAGTAAGTTGACTTCGCGAACGCCCTGCTCGGCTAATTCGACGCATTCGGTAATGACATCATCTAGCGGACGGCTAACTTCTTCACCACGCGTGTAGGGTACAACACAGAATGTACAGTATTTGCTGCAGCCTTCCATAACGGATACAAAAGCTTCTGCCCCTTCTACTTTGGGGGCGGGCAAAGCGTCAAACTTTTCGATCTCAGGAAAGCTGATATCGACAACGCCTTTTTGTCCCTGATGAGTGAGGTCAATCATTTCGGGCAGGCGGTGCAAGGTTTGTGGACCGAAGATCATATCTACATAAGGCGCGCGAGTGAGAATATTCTCCCCCTCCTGGCTGGCTACGCAGCCGCCAACACCAATCACAAGGTCTGGTCGACTTTCTTTTAGTTTGCGCCAACGTCCCAGTTGATGAAAAACTTTCTCTTGTGCTTTCTCTCTAATGGAACAGGTGTTTAACAGCAGTACGTCGGCATCGTCCGGATTGTCGGTTAATTCCAGTTCATGGCTTTCACCTAGCAGATCCGCCATACGGGAGGAATCGTACTCGTTCATCTGACAGCCATGAGTTTTAATAAACAGCTTTTTTGCCATTACACACCTTACGTTGGATCGTTCACAAAAAGACCGGTCATTATACTGGATGGGCTGCTCCATTAATAGCATCTTAAAGTGCTTGTAAATGGCGTAAATGCCCCCATATAACGTGCAGATTTTGGTAATTCAACAGGTTAGAGAGTAATCAGCGCTATGGCCAAAGATGAGCGTATTTATCGTGTGATGTTTGTAAACCAAGACAAAGTTTACGAAGTGTTTGTGAATCATGTTTTTCAGAGCGATATGTGGGGTTTTATCCAACTGGAAGGTTTTGTATTTGGTAGCAAATCTGATCTGTTGGTTGATCCGAGCGAGGAGAAGTTAAAACAGCAGTTTGCTGAAGTAGAGCGAAGCTATATCCCAATGCAGGCCATTATTCGTATTGATGAAGTGAAAAAAGAGGGTGTGGCTAAAATTACAGAAGCCAAGGGAACGGTGACTGCCTTTCCAGTTATGCAGCCACCTTCGAAGTAAGGTCGTTTAATTAAAGCAGGACTCTGTATTTAGCTTCGTTAAACGGTCTCCAGATGCTTCTTCGATACTGCCATCGGCAAAGACAATCTCAACATGGTCGATGTCGATGCACTGCACGTTAGTGCCTTTCCAAGTGTTTTCCCAGTTGTGTCCGCTGCTATATTCGCCAGGTGGAATGGGGCCAGCTACACGCAGGTAGGCTCTATGGTCACGGCTTTTCCTGGGCTTGACGATTTTTCCGTTCTTATCGTAGGCGGTAGTACGGAACAAGATGTACTGATATGTGCTGGGAGAGATATTGATAAAGTTAATATTGGCTCCCACTGGACCCCGTTTGTTTTTAAGTACAGGGCGGGCCAGTTCTAAGGAAATTAAAGGCGGGGGAACATAGACAGGCGCAGGTGGTGGGGTTTCAACGACTTTTTCCTGGCGACAGGCGCTTAGCCAAAGCGCGGCACCAATGAGAGCTGTGATTTTTAGAATGCGCATGTTGAAATTCCGTACTAATCAAGTGTGAAAGTGTGACCGGAGCTCAGGCTTCCGGTTCCCATTTATACCACAAAAACCTTAAGGTAAACTGATTACGCAAGGTTGATCAATGTTTTGGAGGGGCGCCCTGGAATCTCCCGTGCCAGCCTAGGAACCAAATACCCGGGCAAGCAGGACTGCAGCTCTTTTACTAGCTGCTTAGCTTTTGTGTCGTTAATGTCAAAGTGCGCTGCGCCGATGACACGATCCAGAAGAAACAGGTAATAAGGCAGTACCCCATCCTCAAACAGCTTTTCGCTGAGCCTTTTTAAAATTTCTGCGTGATCATTAATCCCCCGGAGTAGGACAGCTTGGTTAAGCAGTGTGATACCCGCGATACGTAATCTTTGTAAGCTTTCGGAAACGTGGCGATCTATTTCGTTTGGATGGTTGATGTGTAAGACGATGACCGTACGAAGCCGGCTATCTTTCAGCATCTGGCATAAGGTTTGGGTAACTCGTTGTGGGATAACCACAGGTAAGCGTGTGTGGATTCTTAGGCGTTGAATATGAGGAATTGATTCCAAGTCAGCGATCATGCGTGCAAGCCGCTGATCGGTTGTGGCAAGGGGATCGCCTCCTGAGAAAATAACTTCGCTGATGCTTGTGTCAGCTTGAATATAGGCCAATGCTTGTTGCCATTGGGCCTTCCCTAACTGGTTATCTTCATAGGGGAAGTGTCGGCGAAAGCAGTAGCGGCAGTTGATAGCACAAGCCCCGCTAAGGATGAGTAACACGCGGCCCTTGTATTTATGAATGAGTCCGGGTGCCGGTTTGCTGTCCATCTCTTCAAGAGGATCTGAGGAGTAGCCATTGGCTGAAATCATCTCTGCCATTTGTGGTAGTACTTGCAAAAGTAACGGGTCGTGTGGATTGCCTTTTTCAATACGTGACAGATAGGGTTGAGGCACACGCAGGGCAAAGGCATGTGTGGCTTCCAAACTTAAATCGACCTGCTCAGGGGAGAGTCCTACTTGGCTAAGTAGGTCGTCAACGCTGGATATCGCTCCTTTTAACAGGCTCTGCCAATCGTTTTCTGGGGTGGAAGCGATCAAATTCATAGGTGGCTCGTGTCGATTAATTTTGCTCGCATTCTCCTTTCAAGTAGAATACGTGTCAATTTCGGGGATCGGCCCCATTTGCATTCACTTATTTATCAGAGAAAACTATGGCAAGTTATTCCGCTAACCAGCTCAAAAATGGCCTGAAAGTGATGATCGACGGCGATCCATGTTCCATTCAGGATCTTGATTTCGTTAAGCCGGGTAAAGGTCAGGCCTTCACCCGCGCGAAAATGAAGAACTTACTTACTGGTCGCGTGTGGGAGCGTACCTTTAAATCTAACGAATCTGTTGAAGGGGCAGATGTGGTTGATCGCGATATGGAGTATTTATACTTCGATGGTGATATGTACAACTTCATGGTGCCTGTTACGTTTGAACAGTATGGTGTTGATGCCAAGGCGATGGGTGACTCCGCGAAGTGGATCAAGGAAAACGAAGTTTGTTTGATCACGCTTTGGAACGATAATCCAATCGCTGTGCAGCCACCTAACTTCGTTGAGCTGGAAGTAACAGAAACGGACCCAGGTTTGAAAGGCGATACAGCACAGGGTGGTTCTAAACCAGCAACGTTGAGCACGGGCGCTGTTGTGCGTGTTCCTCTATTCATTGAACAAGGCGAAGTGCTGAAAATCGATACGCGTACTGGCGACTACGTTAGCCGCGCTTAGTATTAGATATTTATTCGTGATACGGCAGCCTCGGCTGCCGTTTTTGTCTCTTAGTAGTGAGTAAGATTGAATGGAAAGTTGGCAGCCGACGGCAACGATGAATAACCTACGGCGTAGGGCTGAAATTCTCGCGCAAATTCGTCGCTATTTTAATGATCAGGCGGTGATGGAAGTTGATGCTGCGGTTTTATCTCACTGTGCCGTTAGTGATCCCTTTATCGACTCGTTAGAGGTGAATTTTCGCGGTCATCCTACAGCGGATATTGAAACCTGCTACCTGCAAACTTCTCCAGAATACGCCATGAAGCGGCTTCTGGCCTCGGGCAGCGGTGATATCTATCAAATGGGTAAGGTGTTTCGTAATGGAGAGGAGGGGCGACATCATAATCCTGAGTTCACCATGCTGGAATGGTATCGGTTAGGTTATGATGATGCTCAGTTGATGGATGATGTAGAGCAATTAGTACGCACTATTTTGACGATAGGTCCTATTCGGCGGGCTAGTTATCGAGAGATTTTCATCGAAAAGTTAAATCTTGATATTGATAAGGTTTCGACAGCGGAGCTTGCTAGGATTTTGCGTCAATATGTTGATGTCATGCTGGATGAGGATGACAGAGATACATGGCTCAATTTGCTGATGTCTCATGTTATAGAGCCTACCTTAAAAGATGAGCCTATTTTTATTACGGATTATCCAGCGAGCCAGTCTGCCTTAGCGCGATTAAAAATGTCTGAAACAGGTCAGCACGTTGCTGCGCGATTTGAGCTGTTTGTGGGTGGCATGGAGTTAGCGAACGGTTATCACGAACTGACCGATGCTACAGAGCAAGCAAGGCGTTTGGAGGCTGATCAGCAGGTACGCTCAGCGTTAGCATTGCCTCAGCGGCCATTGGAAAAGCGTTTGGTTAGTGCGTTGCAGGCGGGCTTGCCTGATTGTGCAGGTGTTGCCTTAGGTGTTGATCGACTGGTGATGCTGGCTCTAGAGGCGCAGCATATTGCCGAGGTAATTCCCTTTACCTTTCGACATGCTTAAACCGTTGGCGCTTATGGGTAGAGCGTTTTAGGCAGGTAGGTGATTGATCAAAGCACTACGTATGCGTTTTACGGCTTCTTCCAACAAAGGTCTGGGGCAGCCAAAGTTAAGACGCATGAAATTAGCATTGCCAAAATCCCTACCGGGGGACATTCCCACACCCGCTTGCTCAAAGAAGCGTGCGGGATTTTCCAGCTTTGCGGCTGATACATCGATCCAGGCTAAATAGGTGGCTTCAATTGGGTCGAGTTTTAATCCCGGTATTCGATTGATCTCCTCAACTAAATAATCTCGGTTGCCGCGCAGGTAGTCTAGCTGCTTTTGATTCCACTCATCCCCTGCTTCATAAGCGGCGATTGCGGCGGTATAGCCAAACAGATTAACGTCTGGAACAATGCCTTTGCGGACGTTAATAAACTGTTTTCTTAGTTGATCATTGGGGATGATTGCAAAAGAGCAGCCCAGCCCTGCAATGTTATAAGTTTTGCTTGGGGCCATGAGTGTGATTGTTCTTTGTGCGATGGTGTCATTTAAACTGGCAAGAGGGATATGTCTTAAACCCGGTTCCAGAATCAGATCGCAGTGTATTTCGTCAGAGCAGGCAACTAGGTCGTGTTTTTCGATAATATCAGCGAGCGCTTGTAACTCCTCTTCACGATAAACCGTTCCGCCGGGGTTATGTGGGTTACAGAACAGTAAGAGGCGGGTGTCGGGGGTGATGGCTGCTTCTAACTTGGCTAGATCAAGCCGTGTATGCCCATCGGTTTGAGTCATAGGCACTTGTGTTACTTGGCGTTTAGATAGATGTGGTGCAGAGACGAAAGGCGGGTAAATTGGCTGGGGTGACACCACACGGTCTCCCTCTTCGCCAACACTCCTGCATGCGAGGTTGAGGCCGCATACCAAACCGGGTAACCATACCAACCAATCTCTTTGTATGTTCCACTGGTACAGTTCAGCCATGCGCTTGATGACAATATCATTTAATTCCGAGGGCGTATTTGTATAGCCAAACACGCCGTGGTCGACCCGCTTGTGTAAGGCATCTATAACACCCGGTGGTGCCATAAAATCTGTATCGGCAACCCACATAGGTAGAATCTCGGTATCTCGATAGCGCTCCCATTTTTGGCTGGCGGTATCGCGTCGGTCGATAAATACATCAAAATTCGTTGGACTCATGGGCTTTTTCCTGCGCTAACAAAGCAAATTACCTTCATGCAAAGGTAAGTGAGATAGGTTACAAAGTGTAAGCTTCACGTTATAGTTTAACGATTATCAAATCAAATTCGTTTGCGACATCTTGAGTGACTGTCTTTATGGTAATCACCCCGTTACCAAATAGGTTAAAATCATTTCTATAGCAGTTACTGATATTTGCACAGTGTATATAGGTCGGAGCCATCCTCATGAGTAAGAATAATCAAGTTATTATTTTCGATACCACTTTACGTGATGGGGAGCAAAGCCCCGGTGCCTCTATGACTCGGGATGAGAAGCTGCGGATTGCAAAACAGCTTGAAAAGATGCGGGTTGATGTTATCGAGGCCGGCTTTGCCATTGCGTCGCCGGGGGATTTTGAGTCGGTTAAAGCGATTGCTGAGGCGGTCACTGAAAGCACCGTATGTTCATTATCTCGTGCACTGGATGCTGATATTGATCGAGCGGGCGAAGCGCTTAAAAACGCAGCTTCTGGGCGTATTCACACCTTTATAGCCACGTCACCTATTCATATGAAATATAAGCTCCAAATGGAGCCGGATCAGGTTGTAGAGCAGGCAGTTTATGCGGTGAAACGTGCGCATAATCTGATTAGTGATGTGGAATTCTCCTTAGAAGATGCCAGCCGCTCTGACTTAGATTTTATGTGTCGTATCATCGAGAAAGTGATCGATGCCGGCGCACGTACTATTAATATCCCAGATACCGTGGGCTACGCTATCCCTGAAGAGTTCGGCTATACCATTGGTCAGCTGTTGCAGCGTATCCCTAATGCGGATAAAGCGATCTTCTCCGTGCACTGTCACAATGATTTAGGTCTGGCAGTGGCGAACTCATTGGCTGCGGTCACTGCAGGTGCGCGACAGGTTGAGTGTACGATTAACGGTTTGGGTGAGCGCGCCGGTAACGCTTCACTTGAAGAGATTGTGATGGCGATCCGTACGCGTAAAGATCGTTTGAATCTGGAAACCGGCATTGATACTACACAGATCGTACCTGCATCGCGTTTGGTCTCTAGTGTAACGGGCTTCCCTGTACAGCCTAACAAAGCAATCGTCGGTGCTAATGCCTTTGCCCATGAGTCAGGCATTCACCAAGATGGTGTGTTAAAGCATCGTGAAACCTACGAAATTATGACTGCCCAAGATGTCGGTTGGAATACCAACCGTATGGTCATGGGTAAGCATTCGGGGCGTAATGCCTTCCGCTCACGTTTAGTAGAGCTGGGTACGACATTTAAATCGGATCTTGAACTCAATAATGCCTTTGCTCGCTTTAAAGAGTTGGCGGATAAAAAGCATGAGATTTTCGATGAAGATTTGATTGCTTTAGTGTCTGACACGCAAGCGGCAGATGCTTATGAGAAATATAAACTGTCTTCTCTGAATGTGACTTCGCAAACCGGGGAAGTACCCGTGGCGCAGGTGTCTCTGGTAGTAGATGGCAACGAGCATAAAGCGCAATCTGAAGGTGGCGGGCCTGTGGATGCAGCGCTTAAAGCGATCGAGAAGATCGTTAACTCCGAATCCAGTCTTGAATTGTATTCGGTTAATGCGATTACAAGTGGTACAGATTCTCAGGGTGAGGTGACTGTTCGATTGGAGAAAGCGGGTCGTATTGTTAATGGTGTTGGAGCGGACACGGATATTATCATCGCATCAGCGAAGGCTTATGTTCATGCGCTTAATCTGATGGATGCGAATATTCAAAAGGCGCATCCGCAGGTTTAATGGGCATGGATGTAGAGCGGCTTAAGCAAGAGCAGTTAAGGCATCAGTATCTAGAGGTCCTTGGGGTAACGAGTTGGTTGCCCCGTACTGCGCTGCCGGGTGCTCCAGCTCCGGCTGATTGGGTTGCTGAGTTTCTTTATGGTGATCTATCGGCTTTAGAGGGGGATGAAGATCACTTTGATGAGCCTCATTCGCTGGAGTCTCCAGTTGTTACGCCTAGAAAGCCGCTTACCTCTGCTCCT includes:
- a CDS encoding 2-isopropylmalate synthase; amino-acid sequence: MSKNNQVIIFDTTLRDGEQSPGASMTRDEKLRIAKQLEKMRVDVIEAGFAIASPGDFESVKAIAEAVTESTVCSLSRALDADIDRAGEALKNAASGRIHTFIATSPIHMKYKLQMEPDQVVEQAVYAVKRAHNLISDVEFSLEDASRSDLDFMCRIIEKVIDAGARTINIPDTVGYAIPEEFGYTIGQLLQRIPNADKAIFSVHCHNDLGLAVANSLAAVTAGARQVECTINGLGERAGNASLEEIVMAIRTRKDRLNLETGIDTTQIVPASRLVSSVTGFPVQPNKAIVGANAFAHESGIHQDGVLKHRETYEIMTAQDVGWNTNRMVMGKHSGRNAFRSRLVELGTTFKSDLELNNAFARFKELADKKHEIFDEDLIALVSDTQAADAYEKYKLSSLNVTSQTGEVPVAQVSLVVDGNEHKAQSEGGGPVDAALKAIEKIVNSESSLELYSVNAITSGTDSQGEVTVRLEKAGRIVNGVGADTDIIIASAKAYVHALNLMDANIQKAHPQV